DNA from Sulfurimonas xiamenensis:
TTTTTGCACTTAGCACTATCTCTCTTATCTCTTTTCCTACATCAGTACCGCCTGGCTCTTTTGTAATAACAGCATTGTCAAAATGTTTTTCTAATTTTTTAATCTGTGTACTTTTTCCGGCAGTATCAATTCCCTCTATTGCAATGTACATGAATTCATTTTTCCTATAATATTTTGAACATCTTTTGGGAGCAAGTGATCTGTTTTGGCATTAAATTTTAAAAGATTTCTAACACTTGAAGAGCTAATAAAGGCATGTTGCAGTTTTGGCATTAAGTATACTGTTTCAATGCTTTTATCAAGAGAGTTGTTAAGATACCCAAGCTGCAACTCGTATTCAAAATCACTTACGGCTCTAAGACCGCGGATTAGCACATTGGCATTGTGTGTTTTTGCTAACTCAACCGTAAGATTGTCAAATCCGAGTACGGTAACATTTTTGAGATTTTTAACAGCCTCTTTTGTCATATGTATACGCTCTTGCAGAGTAAACATAGGCTTTTTGTCAGTTGATATTGCAACAGCTATAATAAGCTCGTCGAAGAGATTTAAAGCCCTTTCAATAATATCATAATGACCATTTGTAATAGGGTCAAATGTTCCTGGATAGAGTGCTATTTTTTTCATTATTCCCACCTTTTGTATAAAGTATTTTCAATATTAAGTAGATCAAACCATTTACCTATAATAAAGTTTTCCATCTCATCTAAAGTTTGTTGTTTAGAGTAATATGCCATAACAGGAGGTGCTACAATAACTCCTAAAGTTGCCAATTTATGCATATTTTCGAGCGCTATTGCAGAAAATGGCATCTCTCGCGGCGCTAAGATAAGTTTTTTATGCTCTTTTATCATTACACTCGCGCATCTTGTAACTAAATTGTCAGCAATACCACATGCAATTTTTGCTAATGTATTCATGCTGCAAGGTGCTATTATCATGGCATCTACTCCAAAAGAGCCTGATGCAACGCTTGCTGAAATGTCATTATTGTCATGAATGGTTGCATCCATCTCTTTATGTAAGACTATCTTTGAATTTTGTGTCATAATAAAATGTTTGTCAATATTTTTAGGAAGCAGTTGAATGACTTTTAATCCCAGATTAACCCCGCTTGCACCACTTGCTGCGACTACTATTTTACGATTTTTCACTTTATCTCCACTTTATAGCTGTTTGTAATTGTCAATTTTTTCATTAATAGTTTTAAATTTTTATTATATCATTAACTTTAGTGTCCTGAGATTTTTTTGTATGTGTCACAATTTAAGCAGTTAAGTGAAAATATATAAATTTAATTGAAGCAGGATATGTTGAATGTAATAAAAAGAAGGGTGGTACCAGAGAGGGGACTTGAACCCCTACGCCCGAAGGCAGCGGATTTTGAATCCGCCGTGTATACCATTTCACCACTCTGGCATAAAAGATGCAATGATAGTGAGTTGTAACTTAAATGTAAATTAGAATATCTTTTTTAGTTCCAAAAAAGTAAAAAAAGTATGTAAAAATTTGAAAATATCTAAGTTATATGAGAACTTAAAAATCCTTTATAAAGCATTTTTTGTTATACTTCATTTTTATTATGTTAAGAAGTTGTTTTACTTTGGGTCACATTATTTAAATTTAATTTTTTTTAAAATTTTAAAAGGAAATTCTAGTTTGAAAGATACTTTATTTATAATAAGTTTTGGTTTACTAATCTATTTTGGATTTGCAACAATTTTTGGTTCTACAGCCTTAATGGGAAGTTATGGTGCAACTTTTGCATTCTACAATCATAAATATTTTGGTTATGTTTCTTATATTTACATATTTGCTTTTATGATTCCTCTTTATTATTTTTACAAAGACAGCAGATTAAATATAAGAAAAGTCGAGTTAACTGTGGCTTCTTTTTTAATCTTTTTCTCTTTTTTGTTAGCACAGGCAATATTGATAAAGGATAATCTACGAGGAGAAGTAGGTGCTGGTTTTGCCAATTTTTTATCTCCATATATCGGTTCTTTTGGTCTCTGGACATTTTGGTTTATTATAACATTGTTGTCTATAGTTATTATTTTTGATAAAAGCGCCCATGAAATAGTAGATATTTTTTTAAATAAGATAAAAATAAAATTTTTAGATAAACAAAATTCTACTTTAAAAAAGCCTATGAAAAGCACTTTTATTAAAGAAAAAAACATAAATAAAAATGTTAAACAAGAAGGTGATATAGCAGTAGAGTCTGCTGTAGAGAAGATTGAAGAAGAGATAGACAAACCTGCATATTTAAGAAAAGAGATCAACTCCGAAGTAAAAGAAGAAGACTCTTTAAAATCTGTAGAATCTTCAAAAGAGAAAAAACATCATAATATTATAGATTTAGTTCAGGAGATAAAAGAGCAAAAAAATGCAATTGTAGTTGATGAGCTTGAAGAGAATACAAAACTTTTGGAATCTATAGAAAAGGGAGAAGTTGAAAAACCAAAAAATTTCAAGCTTCCGCCTATTGATTTTTTACAAAAACCAAATAATAAAGCCCACAGCGTAGATGAGAGTGAGCTAGATGACAAAATAAAGTTTCTTATAGAAAAACTGGCTCATTTT
Protein-coding regions in this window:
- the coaD gene encoding pantetheine-phosphate adenylyltransferase is translated as MKKIALYPGTFDPITNGHYDIIERALNLFDELIIAVAISTDKKPMFTLQERIHMTKEAVKNLKNVTVLGFDNLTVELAKTHNANVLIRGLRAVSDFEYELQLGYLNNSLDKSIETVYLMPKLQHAFISSSSVRNLLKFNAKTDHLLPKDVQNIIGKMNSCTLQ
- a CDS encoding UbiX family flavin prenyltransferase, giving the protein MKNRKIVVAASGASGVNLGLKVIQLLPKNIDKHFIMTQNSKIVLHKEMDATIHDNNDISASVASGSFGVDAMIIAPCSMNTLAKIACGIADNLVTRCASVMIKEHKKLILAPREMPFSAIALENMHKLATLGVIVAPPVMAYYSKQQTLDEMENFIIGKWFDLLNIENTLYKRWE